Genomic window (Clarias gariepinus isolate MV-2021 ecotype Netherlands chromosome 4, CGAR_prim_01v2, whole genome shotgun sequence):
CTAGCTTGTTTTATACTTAACATATTACATTTAATCTGTCGAATATAAATTGTTAtaatctttaaattattttatattaacgCACAAATAAATCACTGCCTCAAACAGCCATATCCTTAaaggaaattaaacaaaaaggaaaTAGGACAAGGAAAATAATGTCAATGTGTAATAGTCATCATGATAACAGAGTTTAGAAAATGATGACACCTATTAATACTCAACAGGAATCAAGGGttcagcattttaaaatgtgtaaaatagcATAAGTAAGCACAGATTGTGTAAAAacccaaaacatgtaaatgaagtgcACTTATGCTTGAAATCTCTTTTTTGGTTATCACTCATCATTTTGGATAACACATGGATGTTGTCAGTTTAATCAGTCTGGCATAAAggaattttaatcatttaacaaTCTGCGCCCAAACAGCTCTCTGCCTCAACATTTAATGCTTTTCAGAAGCTGTAATTTTACCATTAGCATTTGTTACCAAATCATGTAAACAATCACTCTTACACAAATACAAACCTCAGACTGAAGAATAACATGTGTGGTTAGATCTGCAGACTAATTCTCAAAAGCAAATGGTTTTTAGGCTCCCACACATATACCTCTGATGACCATGGAAAGATTAAGCCTCATTGTGaacatttatgcattcatgTGCTGCTAGAGTCATGAAGGAAGTGGTTTAAGCAAATAACTCCATATATTTGAGCCACAAAAGAAAATGTCATTATatgcacattttaaatatggattcagattacaaaaaaaataaaataaaataggctTGGGACAATGAATGACAATTATTAACACAGTGATTTACAGTGAGTTTACTTTACCTGGTATGgcagtatgtttgtgtgtgtgtgtgtgtgtgtgtgtgtgtgtgtgtgtgtgtgtgtgtgtgtgtgtgtgtgtgtgtgtgtgagagagagagagagagagagagagagagcagggttTGTTCTTGGcttgagatatatatatatatatatatatatatataaaaacaagacATTTTGAAAAACTGTTTCCCTATATTTTGATACTGAATtgacaaaatatacaaatttgTGTTGACAACACTAAAACTTCGTATAGTACCTACATTAAGACTGAGATGTTAAAATATGGTCAGGATAATTATTATGGAACCAAGAATAAAGTACATTTACAATCCACATTTCagatcttttacattttttcaaaaTACAAATATGTACCTCTGTAGTCACAAAGTAGTCTATGGATGAAATAAAGCTTGACATTTACTTTttcatattacattattttctccaacaattaaaaaagaattcaTGAGAAATAAGTCATGAtccataataaaaacataatatctGATTGCCTTTATGAAGCAAAAATACTGTATCTTTGTTATTAAATAAGGTCCCAATAAAAACCTCCCCAGTCGTTTATAATTCCAGCTTGTGTTTTTGATGACTGAGGACATGTTTGTCATATGTCAAAAGGAAGTTAATGTTGAGTGTAATCGCTGATTTAGGCATAAAACTCCTTGTCTGGGGCTTTCTGGTAAGCTGTATTTGGTAGTTTGCGCTCTCCCAGATCATAGCTGCCTTCATCCTTCTTCCTCATGCGGTACACCAATAGGAGAATTAGGAAGATTGCAAACAGGAAGCCAATCACACCTCCAGCTATAACAGCTACAGATAAAAGGAGAAAACCGGCCGAGTGACACAGGGCAACGTAAAGATTGCAAGGATACACAAATGTAGCCTAAATTTTAGTTGCATGgcagaaaaaaatctgaaaaattatTTGATTCTAATCTGAACATACCTGCCAAAACTTCCGTCAGGTTTTCCGATTGCAATTCATTTTGCTTGTCAGAATCCGACCCTAGTTGTGGAGACATGCTTGTGCTGGTAGCCAAGTCACTGTCCTGGGGCTTTTCCTTCTGACAGGGAAATGTGTGTGGAGGACCCAGGGATTGAAAGAGAAATAGAAACGGAAAGCAGAAAATCAGACCAACAACAGCATGTAACGTGGGTATGAAACATGAGTTTAGTTTAATAATGCAGTCCATACATTTAATGGGTAGagcataaaataaatgataaccCTTGTTTCCTCTAGGTATTGTActtgaaataaaagtaaagatcTGCATTCCAAGTTTTTTGAAAAGTTAAAGATAAGATAAAGTAAGGATAGAGagacttttttgtcattgtagTACAATGAAATGTTTGGCAGATCTTAGAGACCAGCAGCAATGAAGATATatgtataaaacaaaaagataGTCAtgctaaaaattaaaatacacaatgtatacagaataaatcccattattatttaaaaacaacctCAAACAGACATCATAACTTTCTTCCACTGtgcttttattcttttaacaaaaatgtagccaaaaaaaaaaaaaaaaaaaaccatgggTAATACCAAGTACCAAGATTCAATGGCTTGTAGATTCACCGTTAGTAGTAATAAGTTGGAAGTAATTGTTTCCTGTATGATTACTGTATCAGTCACTCACATCaatgtggaggaattttggttgattcttctttacaacattgcttcagtttttGAGGTTTTTGAGCATtcacttatgcacagctctatTAAtgtcccaccacagcatttcaattgggttaaggtctggactttgactcggccattccaaaactttgattcttttatttcataGCCTGgttttactggtgtgcttcaaATCATTTAGCAAACATGACAATGGGCAATAACTCCCTACCAATCCCTTTTACACCTTACATATGGGAGGCCTGTAGCATCTCAGTTTTAtcttgcattgtttttttatttctctgagcaCTGTATGGTCTGACCTTGTGTAAATGTGCTGGGACATCCACCCCTGGGATGACTAGCAGCTGTCTTGATTGTGAAGTAATGTGATTCTTGTAAAGAATCTCTCACTGTAGATTTGTCAACTCCTAATTGATTTGAAAATGGTTTAATAACAGTTTCCAGTTTTTAGATagcacacacctgaatgctccagaccagcaaactacCAAAACTTCTGTGTTCATAGAGATCTGCCCACCTGCTTATGATAccacttaccctcttaaatccagAGGGAGGCAgtaagggggtacttagtaCTGCCCAAACGTTTTTttggtttaatgtttatttcaataaataatgtCGAAGTGAAAAGTTATGTGTTGTTATTCATCTTAGGTTGGATTTGCTATGACCCACTATGACCCACAAAGGATACAGAATTAAAAACAggggtactaactttttttaaatgactgtcttcatggaaaaaaacattttacctcTGTGACCTGCTGTCCTGCATGTGTGGAGGCCACCCATATGTCTGGCACAGCAAATGAAGTGGTCTCCAGTCTTGGGCTGCTGGTCTGGGTGGAATGCTGTGTAGGTTTTATGTTTTGCGTCCTGTCCATTATCCGCACATCTTCATCATCACTTTCAATAAAGCCTGAAGGTAATAAACAGGgcacatgtactgtatccaACTACAATATTGTATTTGTAAAAGATGAAGCAAAACATTTTAAGGAATaggacactttttatttttccatatgCAAGCAAAGAATAATAAACTATATTTTGCCCTTACTTGTTAGGAATTTGGAGTCAGTCAAGATAGGTGCACCTTAGAGCAGTTGAGAAATAAAGACCTTGCATGTGGATCTAACAGGGCAGATTGTCTCTGGTGGCATTCAAACTATCCGTCCTCTTAATAGTAACCCTGAACCTTAAACCATGTAACACCGCTGGCCTAAATACCTTATTTTGCTCGATATATTTACTGCACATCAGGCTTGTACATATGAAAGCTAACAAGTGTTGGTGTAAGGTGTAGTTTGACTATGCTGAAAAGTGGGAGGACTGATCTATTAATAATGCAGGGATCATGTTTGGAGCAGATGTCTTCTGAAAGAGCATGGTGGTCTTGGCTGACCGCATTTGATCGCAGGTGAAACATCTGTGTTCTCATCAAACTGCTGCCATGATCTAGGAGCCAACAGGCTTCACTTCTGTTTACAGCAGCCTTGCAAAGTCACACTG
Coding sequences:
- the LOC128520164 gene encoding syndecan-2-like isoform X2 → MRHGWMALALSALCLLGKGVLVTGQVSLFDDLYLEEQQSGDYSVLDNDDEFNSGSGSGFIESDDEDVRIMDRTQNIKPTQHSTQTSSPRLETTSFAVPDIWVASTHAGQQVTEEKPQDSDLATSTSMSPQLGSDSDKQNELQSENLTEVLAAVIAGGVIGFLFAIFLILLLVYRMRKKDEGSYDLGERKLPNTAYQKAPDKEFYA
- the LOC128520164 gene encoding syndecan-2-like isoform X1, coding for MRHGWMALALSALCLLGKGVLVTGQVSLFDDLYLEEQQSGDYSVLDNDDEFNSGSGSGFIESDDEDVRIMDRTQNIKPTQHSTQTSSPRLETTSFAVPDIWVASTHAGQQVTEKEKPQDSDLATSTSMSPQLGSDSDKQNELQSENLTEVLAAVIAGGVIGFLFAIFLILLLVYRMRKKDEGSYDLGERKLPNTAYQKAPDKEFYA